One Ilumatobacter coccineus YM16-304 genomic window, CCACTACGGCGTCGACGACCGGTCGGTCAACGACTCGATCATGGAACACCTCATCATGATCGACGCGGCGTCACGTGCCTCGGCCAAGCGCATCACGGCGGTGTGCCCGTTCTACGGCTACGCCCGCCAAGACCGCAAGGCTGCCGGTCGTGAGCCGATCACCGCCCGTCTGGTCGCCGACATGTTCAAGGCCGCCGGCGCCAAGCGCATGATCTCGATCGACCTGCACTCCGGTCAGATCCAGGGCTTCTTCGACGGCCCCGTCGATCATCTCACCGCCATGCCGGTGCTCGAGCAGTACGTGCGCGAACACGCGACCGAGCCGGTCATCGTGTCGCCCGACGCCGGCCGCATCAAGGTCGCCGAGCGCATGGCCCAGCACCTGGGTGACTGCGGCGCCGACCTCGCGTTCATCTACAAGCGCCGCCCGAAGGGCACGACCAACGTGGCCGAGGCCGCGGAGGTGATGGGCGACGTCGCCGGGCGCACCTGCGTCCTCACCGACGACATGATCGACACCGGTGGCACGATCGTCGCCGCCGCCGAACTGCTCAAGAAGCGCGGCGCGAAGGAAGTGTGGGCGATGGCGACCCACGGTCTGCTCTCGGGCCCCGCCGTCGATCGCCTCAAGAACGCGCCGATCGAGCGTCTCGTGCTCACCAACTCGCTGCCCCTCCCCTCCGAGAAGCAGCTTCCCAACGTCGAGATCCTCTCGGTCGCCCCGCTGATCGCCGAAGCCCTCGGCGCCGTCTTCGACGACACCAGCGTCAGCGACATCTTCGACGGCGAAAACCTCGCCTAGTAGCAACCAGCCACTCCAAACCAACCCCAACCCCACCACCTCCAAACCCAACCCCAACACCTCCAACCCCAGCAGCGACGCCGCGCAGCCGGGAACGCGCAGCGGGAGGCGAAGCAGGAAGGGATGGAGTCGGAGCGGAGGCGACGTCGACCGAGGAACGAGGGAGGTCGCCGAGCACCGAGCTCCAGCCCTTCCGGCGCAGCCGGTCACGAGGCGCGAGCCAGGCCAGCAAGGAGCAAGCGTCAACACCACGCCACAGCACCGAGCGAGCCCATCCCGCGCAGCCGGTCAGACGCGCGGAACCGGGTCGAGCAAGGAGCAAGCGGCGAACGACACGGATAGCGTTGCCTGCTGCTGTATTTCGTACAGCGGCACTTACGGATGATCAGATTTCGTAGGCACCCGCTGCAACCGTTTGGACAACGATCACCATGACTGAAACCATCCTTCACGCCGAATCAGGCCGCCAGACCGGAAGCTCGGCATCGCGCCGCCTTCGCGCCGACGACAAGATCCCCGGCGTCGTCTACGGACACGGAATGGAGCCGCTGAGCATCAGCGTCGCCCGCCGCGATCTGCGTCAGGCAGTCTCGGGCAGCGCCGGCCTCAACACGATCGTCGACCTCACCGTCGATGGCGAGGTGTACCCCTCGCTCATCAAGGACGTGCAGCGTCACCCGGTGCGCCTCAACATCGCGCACATCGACTTCATCCAGGTCGACCTGAACGAAGAGATCACCGTCACCGTGCCGGTCCACCTCACCGGTGAGGCGAAGGAAGTCGAGTCCAACAACGGCCTCATCGACCAGATCATGACCGAGCTCGTCGTGGCCACCACGCCGCGCAACATCCCCGACGAGATCGTCTTCGACGTGTCGGAGATGGACATGGACACCACGATCCTGGTCAGCGACCTCAGCATCCCCGAGGGTGTTCGCACCGTGTCCGACCCCGATTCGGCCGTCGTCACGGTCTCGATCATGCGTACGCCGGTGCTCGACGCCGAGGCCGAGGCCGCAGAGGCCGCTGCCGAGGGCGAAGAGGGTGCCGAAGACGCAGCCGAAGGCGGCGACAGCGCTGCCGACGGCGCCTCCGAGGAGTGACCCGAGCAATTCAGAACGTGGGTGACCCGACGCGTGCTGCGCGTCGGGTCACGCATTTTTCGGAGCAGGGGTGAACATGGGACTGTTCGGCCGAGAGGGCAAGGGCGCACCGTTCGACTGGATCGTGGTGGGCCTGGGCAACCCTGGAGACAAGTACGCGAAGACGCGTCACAACGTCGGCGAAGAAGTGATCCGACTGCTCGCCGATCGCCGCAATGCGACGCTGAAGGGCGGGCGAGACAACGCGTTGGTCGCCGAGACCCGTTTCGACGGGCCCGACGGTGACGAACGCGTGGCGCTCGCGTTTCCGATCACGTACATGAACGAGTCGGGGCGAGCCGTGGGTGCCATGGTGCGCCGCTACCGCATCGAATCGCCCGAGCAGATCATCGTCGTCCAGGACGAGCTCGATCTGCCGCCTGGCGATCTGCGGGTCAAGGCCGGTGGCGGACTGGCCGGTCACAATGGTCTCCGATCGATCACCAACCACGTCAAGTCGCAGGACTACCTGCGGGTGCGGATCGGGGTCGGCAAACCCGACTCGAAGCACGTCGGCAAGGTGCACGTGCTCGCGCCGTTCCCGAAGCGTCAGCGTGAGTTGATCGACGTCGTCATCGCCGATGCGGCCGATGCGGTCGAGATGATCATCGCGGAGGGCGTCGACGCGGCGATGCAGCGCTACAACACGAAGAAGTGAACTTCGTGACGACAACGACGATGCGCGCGACGACGCGTTGCACCGAGGCCGGTGCGGCCTCCGAGAGAACAGGCCAGACCGATGACCGACGTTGCTGACGACCTGATCGCCGGCGAGGTGGACTCCGCCGAGCGCATCGCTCCGCTGGTCTCGCTCGCTCCCCTGCTCCGCGACGAGCCGGGCCTCACGCGTGCCCTCGCCGACCCTGGGGCGCGCCTCGCCGTCGTCGAAGTGGCCCGGCCGATCTCGATCGCCGCGCTCGCTCGGCTCTCCAACCGGCGACCGCTGGTGGTCGCCTGTCCGACGGGCACGATGGCCGCGCAGCTCCACGACGACCTCCAGCAGTTCGTCGCCCCGGACGAGCTCGCGTTGTTCCCCGGGTGGGAGACGCTGCCGTTCGAGCGGGTGAGCCCCAACGTCGAAACCATGGGCCAACGCCTCGACGTGTTGTGGCGGCTGCGCGACCCGGAGCGGTGCCCGAAGGTGATCGTGGCCGGCGTTCGGTCGCTGCTCCAGAAGCTCGGTCCCGGCGCGATGAGCGTCGAGCCGATCGTCATCCGACCGCAGACCGAGATCGACCCCGACATCCTCGTCAAGACGCTGGTGCGATTCGGCTATCGACGCGAAGAGCTCGTCGAGCACCGCGGCGAGTTCGCTCGTCGCGGCGCGATCATCGACGTGTACCCGGCTCGCGCCAGCGCCCCGATCCGCATCGATCTGTGGGGTGACGAGGTCGATCGCCTCACCCGGTTCGGGGTGAACGACCAACGGTCGGTCGCCGACCTCGACGAAGCCCTGATCTTCCCCGCCCGCGAACTGATCCCCGACGAGCGCGTGCAGGAGCGCGCTCGCACGCTCATGGCCTCCGAGCCGTGGGGGCGCGAGCAGTGGGAGCGGCTCGCGGAGGGTGCGCAC contains:
- a CDS encoding ribose-phosphate diphosphokinase, giving the protein MEKVTTKRLALYTGRTHPALAEEVATHLNIEIGHDNLVEFANGEVRCSFGESVRGTDVFVMQTHYGVDDRSVNDSIMEHLIMIDAASRASAKRITAVCPFYGYARQDRKAAGREPITARLVADMFKAAGAKRMISIDLHSGQIQGFFDGPVDHLTAMPVLEQYVREHATEPVIVSPDAGRIKVAERMAQHLGDCGADLAFIYKRRPKGTTNVAEAAEVMGDVAGRTCVLTDDMIDTGGTIVAAAELLKKRGAKEVWAMATHGLLSGPAVDRLKNAPIERLVLTNSLPLPSEKQLPNVEILSVAPLIAEALGAVFDDTSVSDIFDGENLA
- a CDS encoding 50S ribosomal protein L25; translation: MTETILHAESGRQTGSSASRRLRADDKIPGVVYGHGMEPLSISVARRDLRQAVSGSAGLNTIVDLTVDGEVYPSLIKDVQRHPVRLNIAHIDFIQVDLNEEITVTVPVHLTGEAKEVESNNGLIDQIMTELVVATTPRNIPDEIVFDVSEMDMDTTILVSDLSIPEGVRTVSDPDSAVVTVSIMRTPVLDAEAEAAEAAAEGEEGAEDAAEGGDSAADGASEE
- the pth gene encoding aminoacyl-tRNA hydrolase encodes the protein MGLFGREGKGAPFDWIVVGLGNPGDKYAKTRHNVGEEVIRLLADRRNATLKGGRDNALVAETRFDGPDGDERVALAFPITYMNESGRAVGAMVRRYRIESPEQIIVVQDELDLPPGDLRVKAGGGLAGHNGLRSITNHVKSQDYLRVRIGVGKPDSKHVGKVHVLAPFPKRQRELIDVVIADAADAVEMIIAEGVDAAMQRYNTKK